In the genome of Persephonella sp. KM09-Lau-8, one region contains:
- a CDS encoding nitrite reductase produces MRARKLAGGLISAALLTGTVALTVNTASAEEGAPPLTKEEMKKASQIYFDRCAGCHGMLRKGATGPGLTPERLKKRGLNVEAIKAFIYNGTPGGMPDWGKQGVLTKDEIDLMARFLLNPPPNPPLLSWEKIKESWKVYVPVEKRPKKAANPNWQNFFGVILRDVGKVAIIDGTTKKLLNIVDTGFAVHILRTSASGRYMYSIGRDGKATVIDMWMKKPDKVAEIKVCYDARSIDTSKYHGYEDKYAVVGCYWPPSFVILDGKNLKPITRHATSDYYYDTKDFVREARVASIVASHYDPLWILNIKEAGQVWLVDYSNVDKGTVSIDMIDSERYLHDGGWDLSKRYFLVAANMRNKIVVIDTKEKKLASIVEVGTKPHPGRGANIDHPKYGPIWCTGHIGEKRIACIGTDPEKHKKYAWKVAKWIEMPGEGGGNLFIKTHPKSKYLIADRPLNPDKNLQRSIFVFDKNSFKLVKTLKVPDDIPGRAVHPEFSKDGSEFWISVWARKDQPSAILVYDANTLKLKKVIKGDWVRTPTGKFNVYNTMKDIY; encoded by the coding sequence ATGAGGGCAAGAAAACTTGCAGGCGGGCTTATAAGTGCTGCTCTCCTTACTGGAACAGTAGCATTAACAGTTAACACCGCCTCAGCAGAAGAAGGAGCACCTCCTCTTACAAAAGAGGAGATGAAAAAAGCATCTCAGATTTACTTTGACAGATGTGCTGGTTGTCACGGAATGCTCAGAAAAGGAGCTACAGGTCCTGGTCTTACTCCAGAAAGACTGAAAAAACGTGGTCTAAACGTTGAAGCAATCAAGGCATTTATTTACAACGGAACACCAGGTGGAATGCCAGACTGGGGTAAACAGGGAGTTCTCACAAAAGATGAAATTGATTTGATGGCAAGATTCCTGCTTAATCCACCACCAAATCCACCATTACTTTCATGGGAAAAAATCAAAGAATCCTGGAAAGTATATGTTCCTGTAGAAAAAAGACCTAAAAAGGCTGCAAATCCAAACTGGCAAAACTTCTTTGGTGTAATCCTCAGGGATGTAGGTAAGGTTGCTATTATTGATGGAACAACTAAAAAACTTCTTAACATAGTTGATACTGGATTTGCTGTTCATATTCTCAGAACATCTGCTTCTGGAAGATATATGTATTCAATCGGTAGGGATGGTAAAGCTACCGTTATTGATATGTGGATGAAAAAACCTGACAAAGTAGCTGAAATCAAAGTATGTTATGACGCACGTTCTATAGATACAAGTAAATATCATGGATATGAAGATAAATACGCAGTTGTAGGTTGTTACTGGCCACCATCATTTGTAATCCTGGATGGTAAAAACCTGAAACCAATTACAAGACATGCAACAAGTGATTACTACTATGACACAAAAGACTTTGTTAGAGAAGCACGTGTTGCTTCAATCGTTGCGTCCCACTACGACCCATTATGGATACTTAATATCAAGGAAGCTGGACAGGTATGGCTCGTAGACTATTCAAATGTTGATAAAGGAACAGTTAGCATTGACATGATTGATTCGGAAAGATACCTCCACGATGGTGGTTGGGACTTATCTAAGAGATATTTCCTCGTTGCTGCTAACATGAGAAACAAAATAGTAGTTATTGATACTAAAGAGAAAAAATTAGCATCCATTGTTGAAGTTGGAACAAAACCACACCCAGGAAGAGGAGCTAATATTGACCATCCAAAATATGGACCAATATGGTGTACAGGTCATATAGGTGAAAAGAGAATTGCATGTATTGGAACAGACCCTGAGAAACACAAAAAATATGCATGGAAAGTTGCTAAATGGATAGAAATGCCTGGAGAAGGTGGTGGAAACCTATTTATTAAGACACATCCTAAGTCAAAATATCTGATTGCAGACAGACCTCTAAACCCAGATAAGAACCTCCAAAGAAGCATATTCGTGTTTGATAAGAACTCCTTCAAACTTGTTAAAACTCTGAAAGTGCCTGATGACATTCCAGGAAGAGCTGTTCACCCAGAGTTTAGTAAAGATGGTTCAGAATTCTGGATTTCAGTATGGGCAAGAAAAGACCAGCCATCTGCTATACTGGTTTATGATGCGAACACACTTAAACTGAAGAAGGTTATTAAAGGTGATTGGGTAAGAACACCAACAGGTAAGTTTAACGTATACAACACAATGAAGGATATTTACTAA
- a CDS encoding ferredoxin-type protein NapF — MSKKMDRRGFLKALPFIPKATVEEIKSPSTEEKKDIIRPPYTLPDTDFSACSQCDGKCVLACEEKILYRLQDGSPHIVFSTTGCTFCKKCAESCEYDVLSLENPERIHAFFAIEKNACLAWHGTMCFSCKEPCLDNAIVFHGLFNPEINLNQCSGCGFCLNSCPVGAIKVYPLEVENDEKNSS; from the coding sequence ATGTCCAAAAAAATGGACAGGAGGGGCTTCTTAAAAGCCCTTCCTTTTATTCCTAAAGCAACTGTAGAGGAAATAAAAAGTCCATCTACAGAAGAAAAAAAAGATATTATAAGACCCCCTTATACTCTGCCTGATACAGATTTTTCAGCATGTTCCCAGTGTGATGGAAAGTGTGTTCTGGCCTGTGAAGAAAAAATCCTGTACAGATTACAGGATGGTTCTCCCCATATAGTTTTTTCAACCACAGGTTGCACATTTTGCAAAAAATGTGCAGAAAGCTGCGAATATGATGTTTTATCTTTAGAGAATCCCGAAAGAATTCATGCATTTTTTGCTATAGAGAAAAACGCATGCCTTGCATGGCATGGAACAATGTGCTTTTCCTGCAAAGAACCCTGCCTTGATAATGCAATAGTATTCCATGGATTATTTAATCCAGAAATTAACTTAAATCAATGCTCAGGATGTGGATTTTGTTTAAATTCATGTCCAGTAGGAGCAATAAAGGTTTATCCACTGGAAGTAGAAAATGATGAAAAAAATAGTTCTTAG
- the napA gene encoding nitrate reductase catalytic subunit NapA, with translation MEVKEEKKQQTSGFEMSRRDFLKTTAAVAAAAAVGVEVPEEALAAASKAEAGWRWDKAVCRFCGTGCGIMIAVKDDRIVAVKGDPKAPVNKGLNCIKGYFTAKIMYGADRLTKPLLRVNEKGEFDKKGKFRPVSWKKAYEVMAEQFKKAYNELGPEGVAIFGSGQYTIMEGYAAAKLMKAGFRSNNIDPNARHCMASAVAAFIQTYGIDEPPGCYDDIELTDTIFVWGSNMAEMHPILWARVTDRKLSDPDRVKVVVLSTFRHRTMDLADIDIVFRPQTDLAIMNYIAREIVYNHPEAIDWDFVNKYCVFTTGYIDTGYGMRNPEHAKKLGYSDKELQVIMKQAVKKVSALEAPALSIYGYKEGDTIKMKHAKQAGKHWIISFEDFKKALAPYTLDYVARIAKGDPDEPLEQFKEKLKKMAELYIDKNRKAVTFWTMGFNQHTRGTWVNEQAYMLHHLLGKQAQPGNGAFSITGQPSACGTAREVGTFAHRLPADMVVFNPKHRKVSEKIWNIPHGTINPKVGSHIVKIMRDLEDGKIKFAWVQVCNPWQDTANANHWIKAARKMDNFIVVSDSYPGISAKVADLILPAAMIYEKWGAYGNAERRTQHWRQQVTPPGEAMPDIYHIVEFSKFFKLKEVWKEWKLSDGTVLPNVLDKAKEMGYDPENDTLFDVLFSEKAFKRTIPDVDISYPQPVAKNPNTGEIHPNTCAVGDKRNVIGVDGKPWKGYGFFIEKALWEEYRLFGLGHGHDLADFDTYHKVRGLRWPVVDGKETPWRFNADYDPYARKEIEAGRAPRDGKFAFYGPALKKLPKGNLFDVTDPQKVDLTNKTKIFFRPYMDPPEPPDNEYPFWLATGRVLEHWHSGTMTMRVPELYRAVPEAYCYMHPKDAEKLGVKENDLVWIESRRGKVKARVKTRGRNRPPRGLVFVPWFDERVYINKVTLDATCPISKQTDYKKCAVKIYKA, from the coding sequence ATGGAGGTTAAGGAAGAGAAAAAGCAGCAAACCTCGGGATTTGAAATGTCCCGTAGGGACTTCCTGAAGACCACTGCTGCTGTTGCAGCTGCTGCTGCAGTGGGAGTGGAAGTTCCAGAAGAAGCTCTTGCTGCGGCTTCAAAGGCTGAGGCAGGATGGAGGTGGGATAAGGCAGTCTGTCGTTTCTGTGGAACAGGTTGTGGAATTATGATTGCGGTTAAAGATGACCGTATTGTTGCGGTAAAAGGTGACCCAAAAGCTCCAGTTAACAAAGGTCTCAACTGTATCAAGGGGTATTTCACTGCTAAAATCATGTACGGTGCTGACCGTCTGACAAAACCACTTCTCAGGGTAAATGAGAAAGGAGAATTTGATAAGAAAGGTAAATTTAGACCTGTAAGCTGGAAAAAAGCTTATGAAGTAATGGCTGAACAGTTCAAAAAAGCTTATAACGAGCTGGGACCTGAAGGTGTAGCTATCTTTGGTTCTGGTCAGTACACAATTATGGAAGGTTATGCAGCTGCAAAACTTATGAAAGCTGGATTTCGTTCCAACAACATAGACCCTAACGCAAGACACTGTATGGCATCTGCGGTTGCAGCGTTTATCCAGACTTACGGAATAGATGAACCACCAGGATGTTATGACGATATTGAGCTTACAGACACAATATTTGTCTGGGGCTCAAACATGGCAGAAATGCACCCAATCCTGTGGGCAAGGGTTACAGACAGAAAGCTTTCAGACCCAGACAGAGTTAAAGTAGTTGTTCTGTCAACATTCAGACACAGAACAATGGACCTGGCAGATATAGATATAGTATTTAGACCTCAAACTGACCTTGCAATAATGAACTACATTGCAAGAGAAATTGTTTACAACCATCCAGAAGCAATTGACTGGGACTTTGTAAACAAATACTGCGTATTTACAACAGGTTATATTGATACTGGATACGGAATGAGAAATCCAGAACATGCTAAAAAACTGGGATACAGTGATAAAGAATTACAGGTAATAATGAAACAGGCTGTTAAAAAAGTATCAGCCCTTGAAGCACCAGCTTTAAGTATCTATGGATACAAGGAAGGCGATACAATCAAAATGAAACATGCTAAACAAGCTGGTAAGCACTGGATTATCTCATTTGAAGACTTCAAAAAAGCTCTTGCACCATACACCCTTGACTATGTAGCAAGAATTGCAAAAGGTGACCCTGATGAACCATTAGAGCAGTTCAAAGAAAAACTGAAAAAAATGGCAGAGCTCTATATAGACAAGAATAGAAAAGCTGTTACATTCTGGACAATGGGATTCAACCAGCACACAAGGGGAACATGGGTAAACGAACAGGCTTATATGCTGCACCACTTACTTGGAAAACAGGCTCAACCTGGTAATGGTGCATTCTCTATCACAGGTCAGCCTTCTGCTTGTGGAACAGCAAGGGAAGTTGGAACATTTGCACACAGATTACCTGCTGACATGGTTGTATTCAATCCAAAACACAGAAAAGTATCTGAGAAAATCTGGAATATACCTCATGGAACAATAAATCCAAAAGTAGGTTCTCATATCGTTAAGATTATGAGAGACCTTGAAGATGGAAAAATTAAATTTGCTTGGGTTCAGGTATGTAACCCATGGCAAGATACAGCTAATGCTAACCACTGGATTAAAGCTGCAAGAAAGATGGACAACTTTATTGTTGTATCTGATTCTTATCCAGGTATATCAGCAAAAGTTGCAGACCTTATTCTCCCAGCAGCTATGATTTACGAAAAATGGGGAGCTTATGGAAACGCAGAAAGAAGAACACAGCACTGGAGACAGCAGGTAACACCTCCAGGAGAAGCAATGCCAGATATCTACCATATTGTTGAGTTCTCCAAATTCTTCAAGCTTAAAGAAGTATGGAAAGAATGGAAACTTTCTGATGGAACAGTTCTTCCAAACGTATTAGATAAAGCTAAGGAAATGGGTTATGACCCAGAAAATGATACACTCTTCGATGTTCTGTTCTCAGAAAAAGCATTCAAGAGAACAATCCCAGATGTTGATATAAGCTATCCACAACCTGTTGCTAAGAACCCTAATACAGGAGAAATCCATCCAAACACCTGTGCAGTTGGAGATAAGAGAAATGTTATTGGTGTAGATGGAAAACCATGGAAAGGATATGGATTCTTCATAGAAAAAGCTCTCTGGGAAGAGTATAGACTGTTCGGCCTTGGACATGGACACGACCTTGCAGACTTTGATACATACCACAAAGTAAGAGGTCTCAGATGGCCTGTAGTAGATGGAAAAGAAACTCCATGGAGATTCAATGCAGACTATGACCCATATGCAAGAAAAGAAATCGAAGCTGGAAGAGCTCCAAGAGATGGTAAGTTTGCATTCTACGGACCAGCTCTCAAGAAATTGCCAAAAGGTAATCTCTTTGATGTAACAGATCCTCAAAAAGTAGACCTTACAAACAAAACCAAAATATTCTTCAGACCTTATATGGATCCACCAGAGCCACCAGATAACGAATATCCATTCTGGCTGGCAACAGGTAGGGTTCTTGAACACTGGCACTCTGGAACAATGACAATGAGAGTTCCAGAGCTTTACAGAGCTGTTCCTGAAGCTTACTGTTACATGCATCCAAAAGATGCAGAAAAACTTGGAGTTAAAGAAAACGACCTTGTATGGATTGAGTCCAGACGTGGAAAAGTCAAAGCCCGTGTTAAAACCAGAGGAAGAAACAGACCTCCAAGAGGTCTTGTATTCGTTCCATGGTTCGATGAAAGGGTTTATATCAATAAAGTTACTCTTGATGCTACATGTCCAATATCCAAGCAAACTGACTACAAAAAATGTGCTGTTAAAATCTACAAAGCATAA
- a CDS encoding iron-sulfur cluster assembly protein has protein sequence MAVTKEEVYKALKNVIDPEIGFNIVDLGLVYDVDIQDGNVKIKMTLSSPSCPLSGTILSWVESAVRNIEGVENVDIELVWDPPWTIERASDEVKKALGMG, from the coding sequence ATGGCTGTCACAAAGGAAGAGGTTTATAAAGCCCTCAAAAATGTTATAGACCCAGAGATAGGTTTTAATATTGTAGATTTGGGACTTGTTTATGATGTGGATATTCAGGATGGAAATGTAAAAATCAAAATGACTTTATCATCCCCTTCATGTCCTTTATCTGGGACAATTCTCAGCTGGGTGGAAAGTGCAGTTCGAAATATAGAAGGGGTGGAAAATGTAGATATTGAGCTTGTATGGGATCCACCATGGACTATAGAAAGGGCAAGTGATGAGGTTAAAAAAGCCCTTGGTATGGGTTAA
- a CDS encoding DUF2249 domain-containing protein, with protein sequence MAEKKEIQVEGATVPVYQYEEDGIIYYEFDTSKLGPPEPMVNALAVLSLIDSPNKRAVMINHKKPMGLFEKIEDRFDYEVEELEDGRYKIVFKLKE encoded by the coding sequence ATGGCAGAAAAAAAAGAAATTCAGGTAGAAGGAGCAACAGTTCCAGTTTACCAGTATGAGGAGGATGGAATTATTTATTATGAATTTGACACTTCAAAACTGGGACCCCCAGAACCAATGGTGAATGCCCTTGCAGTGCTTTCTCTCATAGATAGTCCAAACAAAAGGGCTGTGATGATTAATCACAAAAAACCTATGGGATTGTTTGAAAAAATTGAAGACAGGTTTGATTATGAAGTTGAAGAGTTAGAAGACGGCAGATACAAAATAGTATTTAAGTTGAAAGAATAA
- the napG gene encoding ferredoxin-type protein NapG: protein MAEGKKVDKGRRKFFIQMLQGLGLAALGGSIWGGYVAEAKYDALVLRPPGAVPEEEFIKKCIRCGLCVEACKNRENNPDTTKQTATLRLAAPGDHRPVEKDKYNYPKEVPVGTPYFVPREIPCYMCEDIPCVPPCPTGALDPDLVSSVVNGKKVLDINKARMGVAVVDDENCIAFWGLQCDACYRACPLIDEAIKLERRRNPRTGRHAFLLPVVYPDACTGCGLCERACVTEKPAIYVLPRDIALGRVGKHYVKGWERKDEQRLKGSKGVEKTITPRSEKKPEEYLNIEDLLDEE, encoded by the coding sequence TTGGCTGAAGGAAAAAAGGTGGACAAAGGAAGGCGTAAATTCTTTATCCAGATGCTCCAGGGGCTGGGTCTTGCAGCCCTTGGAGGTTCTATCTGGGGTGGATACGTTGCAGAAGCAAAGTATGATGCACTGGTTTTAAGACCTCCCGGAGCTGTACCTGAAGAAGAATTTATAAAAAAATGTATAAGATGCGGATTGTGTGTTGAAGCCTGCAAAAACAGAGAAAACAACCCAGACACTACTAAACAGACAGCTACTCTTAGACTGGCAGCTCCAGGAGACCACAGACCAGTAGAAAAAGATAAATATAACTATCCAAAGGAAGTTCCTGTAGGAACACCATATTTTGTTCCACGGGAAATTCCATGTTATATGTGTGAGGATATACCCTGTGTTCCACCTTGTCCAACAGGAGCACTTGATCCTGATCTTGTTTCTTCAGTTGTAAACGGTAAGAAAGTACTGGATATTAACAAAGCTCGTATGGGTGTTGCTGTAGTAGATGATGAAAACTGCATTGCATTCTGGGGACTCCAATGTGATGCCTGTTATAGAGCATGTCCTCTGATAGACGAAGCTATTAAACTTGAACGTAGAAGAAATCCAAGAACAGGAAGACATGCGTTCCTCCTTCCTGTTGTTTATCCTGATGCCTGTACAGGATGCGGACTGTGTGAAAGAGCATGCGTTACAGAAAAACCAGCTATATATGTGCTTCCAAGGGATATAGCATTAGGTAGGGTTGGAAAACACTATGTTAAAGGATGGGAAAGAAAAGATGAACAGAGATTAAAAGGCTCCAAGGGTGTCGAGAAGACGATAACACCAAGAAGTGAGAAAAAACCTGAAGAATACCTGAACATAGAGGATTTGCTCGATGAAGAATAA
- the napH gene encoding quinol dehydrogenase ferredoxin subunit NapH, giving the protein MKNNIIYKHRFLIARRIVQISILLLYIAGNVYGWKILQGNLSSSKLFDVIPLADPYATLQLFATGALLATDVIIGALIVLFFYMFIGGRAFCSWVCPINMVTDLANWIRVKTGIHREEWQLRLSRKVRYWVLGLSLVVSFIIAAPAFELISPISMLHRGLIFGMGFGWVAVLGVFLFDLFVTKNGWCGHVCPLGGFFSLVTKPSAVRVKHDADKCTLCMNCKNICPEKQVLWMVGKESVFVSSGECTNCGRCIEVCNDDALNFGFRYKPNKEEKNNA; this is encoded by the coding sequence ATGAAGAATAACATCATTTACAAGCACAGATTTTTAATAGCAAGAAGAATCGTCCAGATATCTATACTCCTCTTGTATATAGCAGGAAACGTGTATGGCTGGAAAATCCTACAGGGAAATCTGAGCTCTTCCAAACTGTTTGATGTGATACCTCTTGCCGACCCCTATGCTACACTGCAGTTGTTCGCTACAGGAGCACTACTGGCAACAGACGTAATAATTGGAGCCTTAATAGTTCTATTCTTTTATATGTTTATTGGAGGAAGGGCTTTTTGTAGCTGGGTATGCCCTATCAATATGGTTACTGACCTTGCCAACTGGATAAGGGTCAAAACAGGGATACATAGAGAAGAATGGCAACTAAGATTATCCAGAAAAGTAAGATATTGGGTTCTTGGATTAAGTCTGGTTGTTTCTTTTATTATTGCTGCACCTGCATTTGAGCTTATAAGTCCAATATCAATGCTCCATAGAGGACTTATTTTTGGAATGGGATTTGGATGGGTTGCTGTCTTAGGGGTATTCCTGTTTGACCTATTTGTAACAAAAAATGGTTGGTGTGGTCATGTATGCCCTTTAGGTGGATTTTTCTCACTGGTAACAAAACCTTCTGCAGTTAGAGTTAAACATGATGCAGATAAATGTACTCTCTGTATGAACTGCAAAAATATATGCCCAGAAAAGCAGGTTCTCTGGATGGTAGGAAAAGAAAGTGTTTTTGTATCTTCAGGAGAATGTACTAACTGTGGAAGGTGCATTGAAGTATGTAATGATGATGCACTTAATTTTGGTTTTAGATACAAACCAAATAAGGAGGAGAAGAACAATGCTTAG
- a CDS encoding chaperone NapD: protein MNISSAVVITEPEHVEEVIKELEDSGLCEVYFHDKEKGKIIIIIEGEDVNEETFKLKQIQMLPHVLSANMVYSYSEEEWESAAEYLQKLSNDVPEILNDENVRAENIVYKGHIKGYIS, encoded by the coding sequence ATGAACATTTCAAGTGCAGTAGTAATAACAGAACCAGAACATGTGGAGGAGGTTATTAAAGAATTAGAAGACAGCGGACTTTGCGAAGTTTATTTTCATGACAAAGAAAAGGGAAAAATCATAATCATCATAGAAGGTGAAGATGTTAATGAAGAAACATTTAAGTTAAAGCAAATACAGATGCTTCCTCATGTCTTATCAGCAAATATGGTTTATTCCTATTCAGAAGAAGAGTGGGAGAGTGCTGCAGAATATTTACAGAAACTAAGCAATGATGTCCCTGAAATCCTGAATGACGAAAACGTTAGAGCTGAAAATATTGTTTACAAAGGACATATAAAGGGATATATCAGTTAG
- a CDS encoding PAS domain-containing protein, with translation MDKTFDMFWETEVPENQLIISRTDLRGIITYVNETFAEISGYKPEELIGKPHSIIRHPDMPKSVFKELWETIKQGKTWQGYVKNLRKDRGYYWVHATISGVYKNGELVEFKSMRAPVPKEKRKEMQNLYDKMREEEGGPVRVVMYLPKKVYDRLEEISQELGISGEEVVEKLLENWQT, from the coding sequence ATGGATAAGACTTTTGATATGTTCTGGGAAACAGAGGTTCCTGAAAACCAGCTGATAATTTCCAGAACAGACCTGAGGGGAATTATTACCTATGTTAATGAAACCTTCGCTGAGATCTCTGGATATAAACCTGAGGAGCTCATAGGAAAACCTCATAGCATAATAAGACATCCTGATATGCCTAAGTCTGTTTTCAAGGAATTATGGGAAACCATAAAACAAGGCAAAACCTGGCAAGGTTATGTTAAGAATCTTCGTAAAGATAGAGGATATTACTGGGTGCATGCAACCATTTCTGGAGTCTACAAAAACGGAGAACTTGTTGAATTCAAATCAATGAGGGCACCAGTTCCTAAAGAAAAAAGGAAAGAGATGCAAAATCTTTATGACAAAATGAGAGAAGAGGAAGGAGGGCCAGTTAGAGTGGTTATGTATTTGCCTAAAAAAGTCTATGACCGTCTTGAAGAAATATCTCAGGAATTAGGCATATCAGGAGAAGAAGTAGTAGAAAAACTCTTAGAAAACTGGCAAACATAA
- a CDS encoding cytochrome D1 domain-containing protein — MKKIVLLPLTLLIVFGAFAGELAKGSQLYQKYCASCHGVDRAGTVAPPLLPLFLKKIPEKKLIKIIKNGLPATQMPAFPQLTDQQIKEIIAYIKSPAKINWSEDRIVKSIQINKNPKTKKLPVKNIKNIVAVVERGHQKVWIMEDLNILDKFDFKNVHGGLKFSPSGWKIYIPSRDGWVGRYDIDKGSFYGKVRACVYLRNVSLDRTGRYLLVSCWLPKSIVILDAESFKPVKYIKQDGLISAIYELYSKDKAIFTYRDKAKIGFLDTKTFNITYENIPEPYEDFFIDPFEEYVIGSSRKGTRLSVYSLSENKEVFSSKMEGMPHLASASIWYKKGKFYFATPHITKPFITVWNLYNWKFVKKVDIGGNGFFVRTHPTTPYLWTDNGKDKIVLINRDDFSVKTIETKKGKRVIHTEFNGDGNLAYVSLYNKDGDLLIYDSITLKLLKDIPASIPIGKYNIVNKSRKYQPVLLGKQVFMEKCWGCHHQTQEAFAPSFKWIVNHRKPEEIAAQIANPEVMYKKLGYERNAMPKLNLSSYELRAIMSYMMQFKDKKDAKNN; from the coding sequence ATGAAAAAAATAGTCCTGCTGCCGCTAACCCTCCTGATAGTGTTTGGTGCCTTTGCAGGGGAGTTGGCTAAAGGGAGCCAGCTGTACCAGAAATATTGTGCCTCTTGTCATGGGGTGGACAGAGCCGGTACAGTGGCTCCCCCTCTTTTACCTTTATTTTTAAAAAAAATTCCTGAAAAAAAACTGATTAAAATCATCAAAAATGGTCTTCCTGCTACACAAATGCCCGCTTTTCCACAACTTACAGACCAACAAATTAAAGAAATAATAGCGTATATCAAATCTCCAGCCAAAATTAACTGGTCAGAAGACAGGATTGTAAAATCCATACAGATTAATAAAAATCCCAAAACAAAAAAACTTCCTGTAAAAAATATAAAAAACATTGTAGCCGTTGTTGAAAGAGGTCATCAGAAAGTATGGATAATGGAAGATTTAAATATTTTAGATAAATTTGATTTCAAAAATGTCCATGGAGGCTTAAAGTTTTCTCCATCAGGATGGAAAATCTATATTCCATCAAGGGACGGCTGGGTAGGAAGATATGATATAGATAAAGGTTCCTTTTATGGAAAAGTAAGAGCCTGCGTCTATCTAAGAAATGTATCCCTTGACAGAACAGGAAGATATCTCCTTGTTTCCTGCTGGCTACCAAAATCCATAGTTATTCTTGATGCGGAAAGCTTTAAGCCTGTGAAATATATAAAACAGGATGGGCTGATATCTGCTATTTATGAGCTTTATTCAAAAGATAAAGCAATTTTTACTTACAGAGATAAAGCCAAAATAGGATTTTTAGATACCAAAACATTTAATATAACCTACGAAAATATTCCTGAACCTTATGAAGATTTCTTTATAGATCCATTTGAAGAGTATGTAATAGGAAGCTCACGAAAAGGCACAAGATTATCCGTTTACAGTCTTTCTGAGAACAAAGAAGTTTTTTCTTCAAAAATGGAGGGTATGCCCCATTTAGCCTCAGCATCAATATGGTATAAAAAAGGTAAATTCTACTTTGCAACCCCCCATATAACAAAACCTTTTATTACCGTCTGGAACCTTTATAACTGGAAATTTGTTAAAAAGGTAGATATTGGAGGAAATGGATTTTTTGTCAGAACTCATCCAACAACCCCTTATCTGTGGACAGACAATGGAAAAGACAAAATAGTTCTTATAAACAGGGATGATTTTTCAGTTAAAACAATAGAAACCAAAAAGGGAAAAAGAGTTATACATACAGAATTTAACGGGGATGGAAATCTGGCTTATGTCAGCCTTTATAACAAAGATGGAGACCTTCTTATCTACGACAGCATAACCCTTAAACTTTTAAAAGATATACCTGCAAGTATTCCTATTGGAAAATACAATATTGTCAATAAATCCAGAAAATATCAGCCTGTCTTGCTGGGTAAACAGGTATTTATGGAAAAATGCTGGGGCTGTCATCATCAAACTCAAGAAGCATTTGCCCCATCATTTAAATGGATAGTAAACCACAGAAAACCTGAAGAAATCGCAGCCCAGATAGCAAATCCTGAAGTTATGTATAAAAAACTGGGTTATGAAAGAAATGCAATGCCAAAGCTAAACCTTTCATCTTACGAACTAAGGGCTATAATGTCTTATATGATGCAATTTAAGGATAAAAAAGATGCTAAGAATAACTGA
- a CDS encoding nitrate reductase cytochrome c-type subunit, which translates to MLRKKIGILMAIPAMGISIALVGCQTKGTTTGVSDKVISEEELSYRNIPLDVNATPPPVEFPKTPPGQSQRFERAYENAPPMIPHSVEGLLPITKNNNACLGCHDPKVAKSVGATPIPPTHFIDFFQLIKGKTVKLNRLDPARWNCSQCHAPQANAKPLVKNTFRPEYTSPEAKKKSLFHQKIMEGVY; encoded by the coding sequence ATGCTTAGGAAAAAAATAGGAATATTGATGGCTATCCCAGCAATGGGAATATCTATAGCCCTTGTTGGTTGTCAAACAAAAGGAACAACAACAGGAGTTTCAGATAAAGTAATATCTGAAGAGGAACTATCCTACAGGAATATTCCTTTAGATGTAAATGCAACTCCACCACCGGTAGAATTCCCTAAAACACCTCCAGGACAATCTCAGAGATTCGAAAGAGCTTATGAAAATGCTCCTCCAATGATTCCGCATAGTGTAGAAGGGCTACTTCCAATAACCAAAAATAACAATGCATGTCTTGGATGCCATGATCCAAAGGTTGCAAAGAGTGTTGGAGCTACACCTATACCACCTACACACTTTATAGATTTCTTCCAGCTGATAAAAGGGAAAACAGTTAAACTTAACAGACTTGATCCAGCAAGGTGGAACTGTTCACAATGTCATGCTCCTCAAGCTAACGCAAAACCCCTTGTTAAAAATACATTCAGACCAGAATACACTTCTCCAGAAGCGAAGAAAAAATCTCTATTCCACCAAAAGATTATGGAAGGAGTTTATTAA